The Dunckerocampus dactyliophorus isolate RoL2022-P2 chromosome 13, RoL_Ddac_1.1, whole genome shotgun sequence genome window below encodes:
- the LOC129192137 gene encoding DNA-binding protein inhibitor ID-3-B-like — MKAISPVRSVRSCYKAVCCISEHSVAISRNKHACVDEPTGSLCDMNDCYSRLKALVPSIPQNKTVSQVEILQHVIDYIFDLQIALEAEEPQMLLSIKTADLTRTFSKDGRLCH; from the exons ATGAAAGCCATCAGTCCCGTCCGCTCGGTGAGGAGCTGCTACAAGGCCGTGTGCTGCATCTCAGAGCACAGCGTGGCCATCAGCCGGAATAAACACGCGTGTGTGGACGAGCCAACTGGCTCGCTGTGCGACATGAACGACTGCTACTCCCGCCTCAAGGCGCTCGTCCCCAGCATCCCTCAAAACAAGACGGTGAGCCAGGTGGAGATCCTGCAGCACGTCATCGACTACATCTTCGATCTACAGATCGCCCTGGAGGCGGAAGAGCCACAAATGCTTTTATCCATAAAG ACAGCTGACCTGACCAGAACTTTCTCCAAAGATGGACGTTTGTGCCATTAG